Genomic window (Cydia amplana chromosome 11, ilCydAmpl1.1, whole genome shotgun sequence):
CTCCAAGATCCCGGGCGCAAGCGAGCTAATGTAAACCCTATTCGTAAGTGTTAAGgttactttgacagcgtccgccATAACACCTATAGCGGTCCTTGGCGCTGTGGGCACGATTAGTAACGAGTCGACACCTTtaggtgttcttggcgttcaaaaggttaaataagaatgGAAATTATCACgtgaattttttgaagtgaaaacttctttagcggcgctgtgcactttttgaggcggggaaaaaaatgttaaactcgagacagcgtaagatgatcacgtgaccgtaagatttagatggccacccATTTAGAtggtatttaattaaatcaatagagaaatcaatgacattacatgaaaaactgttacatacattgagtttttctttattgatttaaatgccatctagtgagtttcgctctaactggtattaatataactcgagtactaacagtgatgtgcttaggggtttcaagtaattaacgctatcgctagatggcgttaacctcaattatacatagtgcattttgcactagtcattgagttttcacttatgccggcactccctgagtgcaacccgttgtttttttatcgaggtttgaatgtttgttttgtccctactcacccTATTTTAAGGTAGCCAAACTATTTGTAAAGTAATTATTACCacaacataaatatttaaacaaggCCATTTTCATAAAATTCCTTAATTATATCACTGTTTTTTTCATGCGAGCGACGCGTTCAATGTCAAGGACGTTTGAGGTCATCAGTCGCCTTAACATTTGCGGGGAATTTTAGTAACAGGTACTTCCCTACAACAAAATGTATTCGTAATTATGGACTGTATCATAATTATGGACTGTATCATAATTATGGACTGTATCATAATTATGGACTGTATCGTATCATAATTATGGACTGTATCATAATTATGGACTGTATCATTATTATGGACTGTATCATGATTATGGACTGTATCATAATTATGGACTGTATCGTATCATAATTATGGACTGTATCATAATTATGGACTGTATAATAATTATGGACTgtatcgttatcgtatcatAATTATGGACTGTATCATAATCTTGTATTTTATGATTCACAATACTCGAAAGTTTTAGCTGTTCTTAGAACCAATAAACACAGGGATTCCCTACACATTATTTAACAAACATGTTTTTTATGTTGTCCAGTTAGCAGGAAACGGTTTAAACTTTATGAATTTAATTATGTTATTGCAATTTGAAGCATTGAGTTAATTATATTGAGAGATAACGCGTGTTTGTTGTTTAAGGAAGTTTAATTACCTACCAGTTAAAATGTAACTGGGATTAAACCAACTATATAACAAAgatactttaggtacctatacatatatagctgatcaaccaaatcttgtcagtaaaaaaaggcgcgaaattcaaattttctatgatttagatttagatttatttatttcataatatgaaattacaatataaattattttacactaatctatacgaatttatattatcatcgtcaagtaggaaaataacaattgattataattatacaaatgtcaatgTGTTATGGGACGATGAATGAatgtttgaatgaatgaatgttttctttattcaggcaatagacgatatcccttcgcgcctacatttttcaaattgccgcctttttctactgtcaagatctggttgaccaagtatatttctaTAGCCGAGTAAAGATACGGTTGcataaaacattaaattatattagctaaattatcatttaaaaatgcataatatacaaacatataagtaggtatgctacgaagaagtttattatattttgtataaGTACACGAATaggtaaagtccgtcaaccaaatcttgtcagtagtaaaaggcggcaaatttgaaaaatcgcgggttagcaacactgtgttcgaataattccaaaatgcgtgtcatctgtgttttatctgtggaatgtggatcgtgaacgacagccgtcaccttatttgttttcatttggttttcattctgaatcgtttctgtttcaagagatatttctgctgtcaccattaaataccaatacattaaataagaataagcaaagctaaggggcctacaatgtacaatcatgctcgttgatggtaaacattactaaaaattgaggttatgacaagtacacacTGGAAGAActgattatgttcagtttttttgttttagggttgaaaggcataaataaaattaaaacgtatgcctaaatctatccaacaagaccataaattgtgtcctggaaaccgtccataggcccacatgtctaatattttcagcaatcagttgtgactatttacaaagatgcaatagaatactacagagtattatgcttggttgaagtgacccggtaacattggtaacttcattatattttttcaattaatgacctgaattatagtgtaagctaaagtgacccttatcttatttacctttaaattaaataaacacccaaatatcagttgttttatttttaatatgtaatcctattgtacaatatataccaatcaaaaaaattacaacggtatgtcatattcatccagaagagtacactaatttacattaacaagtggcatattatattgtaaataacaaatatatgcactatctaattatctgcattttgatatgattttattttagtaaacttagaagacatagatagggaacaaagagaatataagcactacgatagagagttgtttttgatatcttcaaatttgttcatcattttgattaacattgttttaacatcgcttttaaattgtccgtccgtttcaaattttttcaataaaccgcgagtgacaatttgaactgacgtacgcagggcgcgctcagcggaaaaaaaaaatattttggttcgatgtacattgctgcttttcttagcgcaatactgctctttgagtgttgccctactttagtttgctttacattgctactgacaagatttggttgacggactatacctAGCCTATTCGTAAGGCCATTGACAAAATAAGATAAACTGATGTTTTCGGTCGATTTACACGTTTTATGAATGAATGTGACTTTTATTTCATAACACGTTTCCGATATTTATATTTACGACAAAATGCAATCACAATATACATTTTCAAACTGATGTCAATTCCTGCTAATCcctaataaggtaaacgtactggtgctcgacggtCCCAGtattacatgtcatcttgaaacttaagtcattgtcaatagaggtgacagcaggatgtcatctattggcaaggtgcgaagtcggtggagggggaagtggcgctgatcgtcacaaacacaggtaatcttatggaatgtccgccattagtactagcggcagccgcttgagctaattttactccataagatttaacgtagaaagtccgccaaaatgagggcagggcaccagtcgtgcacctagcgaattggCCATTAGTATGCCGAGCACtattacgtttaccttacttgcTGAAAGCGAAATAACTCTGTTTGTTACCTAGTTCTTTTAGAAGGAATTGTATGTATGGTATGGGGATATTAGTTTGAGGCCGGGGGAAGGACATATAAATAGTGTCTgtcaatcatcatcatacccacagaacatattaaagaggttagaatggctatcgcgcgcagttagtatcggaaccggtgcacggtgtcgccgctcgtttctCTCCATATTTACtaactaacactcgcgcaacaatggtagtaaaaacttgtgtgcgtggtgaatggatacgcctcctttagacagatttgaagtctagcttcttaatctgaaggttattgtggcgcaaaaggtatgtttacttcgttattcggtcagcgcgggcgagtagcatgcgagcgtttgctcaaaaccggcggcgacacgtagcCTGCTCGTATCGCCATTCTAGTGATCATACCAcacagacaaagtcgcgggcagaagctagtaaacTCTACTTTTTCAAACATGAGTAaagtttacttaaaaaaaactttcacaTAATTTTCACATCTATTATATTCCTAGCGTACCTGGTATAGAAGCCCGAAATCCTTTAGGCTTGAACGCCTGTATAGTGACTTCGGGCACATTATAGGTGTCATCGGCCTTAGCGAGACGTAACAGGAAAACCAGTGCAAGCGCACGACCGAGCGCGGACACGGCCATTTTGATACTAGACATACTAGttgggtttatttatttactaaccCCTGCCCGCGAGTGCGTCTGCGTAGAATACTTCCATATCTCACAtgaatacaaaattccaccACCTTTTTTCCTCCTTTGTAGATGAGTTATCTAATAAAAACTACCGGGACTTAACTATAAATAATATCCCCGTACTAAATTTCACCTAAAATGGTGCAGcaatttatgtacctaaacgTAACAGACAGAGATATTATACTATcgcattaaaaatattagtagggattataTTAGGAACGGACAAGCCAGAGCGAAAAAAACGCGCGAATGACAGCTCACCGATATGTttcaaactcaaactcaaaatatactttattcatgtaggcctagcaacaagcacttatgaatcgttaacataaatattatcttaagctaattatcagagcaatttattgatgttattattccatatcAATTTGATGTCAactgcacgttcgaattggcctgtgcgATTGAGAAAATGCGAGTACATTCACAGTGCTGAGGAATCATAATCGAAAAGCAAATATATTATTCACAGTTGAGCtagtgtatttaaatttaattaagtttgTACCTCAAATATTATGACTCTTACGTATTTGACGTAATCAAGGCATCAATTCAAcagaaaacaagtttttttgccaaaaGTGAACCATCTTTATTAACATAGCCACTCATTTGGGAAGATCCGGTAACAATACAAACACAGAACAAACCAAACGAAATAAGACTTAAGTTCTACAACATAAGATATAAAATGCTTTGCTGATGAGCAATAGTTTACAAAGAACGATGTCTAGCTTGTGGTTAGTTTGTAATTAGCTGTGGATGCGTATGGTCATCATTCATAGTACCATCGTTAATCGACAATACGTAAACCTTATTTGTAAGGACTTAAGGTTCATTGCTGATCAATTCCGAGTGTTCAATTTCTGTTAAcctataaaacattttattcttaTAAATATGACCTGCTAGTGATATTCTCGTGGAATAAGACATAATActtgattttaataataattacaataaacatataatgtttttattgtatttgtgtgtttgtgtgAGTGTGGTGGTATGTTATGAAGTGCCTCCGGCTAAATTGGAGGCTATTTATCCTAAAGGATTTAGAGTGTCTGTCCCTGGTAAgtatttgcttgtttttttattatcttgCACACAGTCACTATTTGCAATCAACGAAGTGCTGCAAATCATTGAATCATTCAATATTTCCGATAgttcaatataataatatagtaaagacaattttttttgtactataatattttatttaaattagattTTAAATGAAATGTTCAACGGGACCATactgtatacatttttttaacattaattaCTGAGATTACAGATATGTATAGtatgtatttacaataaatttgaattaaaactagaAAAAAAGGCTATTGGTTGTACATtagcagcagcagaagttgctaagcgggcgaggtgttcaaaattaccttgacacgctcttattctcttaacaataaagtagcgtcaagatcattttgaacacctcgcccgcttagcaactatttgCTGTTAACTAACTGTACATGATATGACGCATGGGTAATTTCTTAAAGAATATTTAAAACAGGAAAAAATATTGGTTAATTGTTTGAACAGTTTCTTGCGGTACCCAGTGATGGTCAATAGGTGTGCTAATGCTAATAAGTTCTTTTATGACGTCAAAAGTATTTAGTTGAGGTCACCGTCCTTATATTTTTTCTGTtacatcaatcatcatcatcttccttgcgttgtccatgtcccggcatttgccacggctcatgggagcctggggtccgcttggcaactaatcccaagaatcggcgtaggcactagttttacgaaagcgactgctatctgaccgtccaacccagagggtaaactaggccttattgggattagtccggcttcctcacgatgttttccttcaccgaaaagcgactgttaaatatcaaatgatatttatatagtagtacgtaagttccgaaaaacagtATCCAAGTATTACATCAATACATGCAGTCATAACAATTAACCGCTTGACTATTAGCAGTTTCACAATACATCATTTTATGgctaaggtcaagtgaggtaaatgcaactatggggtgattgcgtctctccgttctttctcgaatacgattggtcgaaacgccctctactatgcaacgtttcatgcctgagctacttggaaatgaaacgttgcatagtagagggcgtttcgaccaatcgtattcgagaaagaacggagagacgcaataatcccatagttgcatttacctcacttgaccttatcGGCATTTCGTTTAATATAAACTGAAATTtaacttatatttataaattagaaAAGTTTAGTAAACCCATTTTGTCAGAAAAAGAAAGCGCgaattttcaattttctatGTGTGATCACTGATCACTGATcaactcttcgcgcctacaatttTAACACAAACCTTATCTTCTTCTTCAGTCCTCATGACATCAcgtccttctgttgaagaccaggtcCTTCCATAGGGTTCTGTCACACAAGCCTTATAGAGCTCACTGTacctataacatttttttttgtcctCTAGACGATGGCTTTTCCCTCTTCGCCTTCCACGGCAACCTCAACGTGGAAATGAATGGTCTTGAAGGAGGGCAATGGTCCAGAGACATCACAAAAGCCATTAACGGAAGATGGACCTTCAGCGACCGAGAGGCGCAGCTGAAGGTCGGAGACAAGATATATTTCTGGACGTATGTTGTAAAGAATGGACTGGGGTATAGACAGGATAACGGGGAGTGGACAGTCACAGGTTAGTAAAAGCACAGTaaacactctattctctttggtagaagcaatttttgtattttgtttagtttgtgtttacgaataaaaataacactgatttaaactttcacgatttttacacattattaaattgtacaacgggacttaatcgcgtatctaagttttaagatttacctcggacgtttcgaggacggcgttgtcttctccgagaccacggggacaacgaatcttaaaacttagatacgcgattaagtcccgttgtacaatttaataacgaataaaaatatctgTTATTCTATAAAGTTGCGATCTGTTGAAGAATGATCGATTCCACAGTTATTATTTTACCTGACTGCGGGAGAGATTTATAATTTGAACAGGCTTTGTAACATGTTTGTGTCGTAGCTTTAATACAAGTGAACCAAAATTAACAAATGAGATTATAGTTGTATAGATTGCAGCGCCATCTCTTGGTAGTCTTTAGAGTTAGCCAAATACCTTCTAGATTACTACAAATAGACACTCCGAGTATTTGGGACGGGTGCCGCCAGAGCGGATGTCCAGTGGCTATCATACTGTTGCCTCATATGTGTGACAACCATCTTCATTTTCAAccaattcatcatcatcatcatatcagccttttatcgcccactgctgagcatagatctctcttcgagtacgccacttatcccggtcctgagctaatttcacccagaagtgacccgcaatcttccgaatatcgcccacccaacgagccaacagacgccaggcactcctttcgtctgtAAGCGGCCACCATTTACCATAAAGGAAGCTTCTATACATATACTCTAGCACACGACATACCTATACACCGTTTGGCTTTCAGCAGTCCAGAAATTACCAGCTTCTCTGGTTTTTCAAAAGTTTTCCCTTTCCCATCCAGAATACGTGGACGAAGCCGGTAACCCGGTGAACACCGAGCCAGAATACATACCAGCCGGCTTCCCCTGCGTCATATCTACCACGGAAGTCTCGATGCCAGGATATGTGTGCAAGGGGCAGCTCCTGTTCGAGGATAACTTCAACTCTGGGATCGCGAAGGGGAATATTTGGACGCCGGAAATTAAGTTCCCTCAAGAACCAGTGAGTAATATACCATTACGTACTGTTTTAAGGCCgagccacaccggctgcgtgtgcagcacactgcgtggcgtgcgctgcgtgacgtgcgcagcacccctgtcacaccgggtgacgcgcacgtcacgcagcgcacgccacgcagtgtgctgcacacgccacgcaggtgcacgctgcagctcagtcatgcgtgcagtaaaataaaatactcctgcgacagtacctacatcatgtgactcccgttgcaaatggaagcagctcacctaatgccgccattgcaattattacacatataacatgcctggttaatacctaacatcgatttgttcccacaggccaaattatttatataagacgtatttttttgtaatctttgtgctatgttgtaaatatacattcgtattgacgaaagattttaattagtttttcttttatcactgaatccatattaaaaaccagcacgcgcaccgaccgagttgtaaataaatacaagcgagctgcgcgtgtacacgcacagcacctatgcagcaccgagctgtgcgtgtccgaacctgctcggttcgccctctcatagggatcgcagttaaacacaacgtcatcactgcacgcaacgaagcgacgttgccgctccgctgcgtggacgcgtgcacgcagtacgcagccggtttgtctcgtcggagctgcgttgcgtgcaagtcacgcgtacgcgcacgtcacgcacacgtcacgcaagcggtgtgtcctctcttatgtgttttcgtattctacaacgcagcgagacgcgtacgtgtacgtgcacgtcacgcacacgcatccggtgtggcttggccttTATGCATGAACGTCCTACTAGACTCAGAGGTGGTAATATgtagtaggtaaaaaaaatggaccagccaaaatgtatgaaagagcccaatttttttttcgcgatttcggggttggtcccaaagtaaaagttgttcagtataatTCCAAGACCTCCCTGGCTACGGGaatacagttattttttagccaccctgcaTATGTCCTTCCAGAGCATCTAAGTTACCTGCCAACCGACAAAACTTACTTTGTACTTAAATTTTCATGTCTCTAGCTGCTATAGTTCTTAAATTATGACTCAGTAAAATCCGGCTTATTTTTTGCGCCTTCCACAAAACATTGCACGCAACAAGGGATGAGGGATGCTAAAGCCAAAAAATACCCCATAGATAAAGGTATAGTagaatctaaacttattttcgTAGCCATATGGCTAgtcattagttatttttattcacAGGATTTTCCATTCAACGTGTACTTGAACGACCGCAACCTCCGCGTTCAAGATGGGCGGTTGATCATCAAACCTATCCTCCTGGAGTCCAAATATGGAGAAGATTTCGTAAGGCAGTCCTTGGACCTGTCGACTAGGTAAGTTAGAGGTAAAACTGCCAACGGAGAATGCCCATAAAAGCTGattttaatgaaagatcttaaGAATTACCTTGATAAAAAAGAGATCACCGTTATGCCCTTTATGAttgataaataacaaaaaaaaatcttcgtAAAATTCTTCAGTTCTTTCAGCAGTTCTATTTGACAATATGGTACGGTGCTTTCATGGAGTTAATGCACGAGTGCTATAAAAATATCAACATCATATTTATAGGTGTTTACTGAGAATTttcttttacttatttttttttgttttgtatgtagttttaattttaggttactttttattgttaatttaatttaacttaattttttttattccctcgtTTTCTCCaagattccatcatcagatcatgaTCTGATGATAACGGGGACCCAAATTCccatttcaaataaaaatttatttcCCAAATGGGGATAGGTATATACTTAAAAACGGGAAATAAAGTTTTAGACTAATTGAGACCCCTTAGAAATTTTGAGGTGACTTTTTATTAACCTCAAAATTTCTAAAACAACTTTCATAATGAATCTTAACAACAAAATAAGTATAAAGTaacctaattaaaattaaaactacctacaaaactaaaactactacttaaaaaagggaaaactaaaaatctatatctaaagagccctggggcatagtaccaaagatactggcagtaTTTCCTCGCTGAACTGCAATGCTCattcgttgagcgaggaagctgccagctcttttgtCCCCAGTGACCTCAACCAGCCGTTTGGCCAAATCTGTAAACAAATTTTGAGCTCCCGGACCCCACGGACCGAGGGTCTCGACACCGAAAGGAACAAAAGTTGTAATTGGCGTCGATACCCccgtattttatttcataactaaTTGCTTAATTTCAGATGTACCGGCCCACTCGGCACGTCGCTATGTGAGCAAACTGCTTCTGGACCTCAAATACTGCCGCCCATCATCACAGCCAAGATCACCACCAAGAACAAGTTCAACTTCAAATATGGCAGGGTCGAAGTCAGCGCCAAAATGCCTTTGGGGGACTGGTTGTATCCAGGTAAGTGTAGGTCTCTATAGGGATCGTGCGGGAAGTGTTACTCTCTTCTGAAGGCAgttacaggcggcctagccacaatcactgacatcctggacgcttcgggccttcggccctacgcggagctcggcctttggccttcGTATTTAGACGCTTGTACTATTGTTTTGTGTTTAAGTAGTAACATAATCGATGCTACGGGCTTCGGGAGCATGAGCTTGCGCTTCgcaatcgaatcgctttgtgtctatcactcttccatattagcgtGACCGTGACAGTTGCGTATCCTTCGCTAcgtatagggtttgcaatccggatccgaaatgtatgaaattatccggatctggatccggatccgcggatattcccatacatttcggatccgccgtgcaaaccctagctacgtagccaggcgtggctcactccgcgatttcgtcgcgtcgctacaagtacatgcggcccacaccaattttggtgtctggCCATAGTAATTGCCGCGgtccgctacggaacggatgcCTGCTCGcgtttgcgccacctagcggtcatatttgtcgcaaaagacgcgttttgttagagagtgaatcttctgtacctagtactattaattTATTCCGTGACgtagcgttaacgattggcatgttgtctacggggccccCTGTTTAATAGGCGCGAAATGTGAATGTAAACTTTAAGTTTTAGACTTAGGCCATAAGATGGCAGACCTTGCAACGAACTACTGAGTGCGCGTGAACTGATCAGACAAACAAACAGATCTGTGTAAAACAGATCAGATACTTACGTAACATTAGTTGGCTTCCAtggaaatattttcaatatccaactatcaaatatttttatatttcccaGAAATCCAGCTGGAACCTCGTGACAAAGAATATGGCATATGGAAGTATTCCTCAGGTGTTCTTCGCATCGCGTGTCTGAAGGGAAACAAGCAGTATTCTAAGCAGCTGTATGGGGGACCTATCATGTGCGATACCGAACCTTACAGGTACGGTCGCGACACGGATTGTTAcgtcatttagggtcctagttaAATTGGTTATTTCCCACTTACGCTATggatgtccaatttagctagagccCTAATGtcgtaacaatcgcggagcgtgagtATTCGATCAACAAAATTGAAgtctagtacagtcagcagcagaagttgctaagcgggcgaggtgtttaaaattaccttgacgcgctcttattctcttaacaataaagtcgcatcaagatcattttgaacacctggcccgcttagcaactattgctgctgactgtacgttacAGCAATGAATTACTCGTATACCAAGATGCGTAGGtagtgtcatagagaaaaaaatacatagatcactacatacatcagttttggtaccaaaaagactattaatttcagtgtctacatctagcatcgagtagcggaactatcagtactgctacttgacaatagatgtagcaccgaccggaaagtcttatctcaacaacatatttctctatggtagtgtTAAGGTTTTAGGTGCCCATTGGATAGTTGTAAGCAGATGTTTTGTGGTAACTAATTTTAGCGCAAGAACTTTTAGATATTTGATGCCGCTGCGATTACGATAGTCTAGTTCTCCTACAGTACACTAGGTGTCGCTAGGCATCTTCACAAAATTCATTGataatttcaaattattttcagaTCAATGCATTTGAAAGGAAAAATTGGGTTCGACAATTGGAGTTCAGCTTTTCATAACTACACATTATTATGGAAACCAAGTAAgtacttccaacccagagggtaaactaggcccttattgggattagtctagtttcctcacgatgttttccttcaccgaaaagcgactggtatatATGAaacgatatttcgtacataagttccgagaaactcattgtcacgagccggggtttgaaccc
Coding sequences:
- the LOC134651952 gene encoding beta-1,3-glucan-binding protein 1-like, encoding MFLLYLCVCVSVVVCYEVPPAKLEAIYPKGFRVSVPDDGFSLFAFHGNLNVEMNGLEGGQWSRDITKAINGRWTFSDREAQLKVGDKIYFWTYVVKNGLGYRQDNGEWTVTEYVDEAGNPVNTEPEYIPAGFPCVISTTEVSMPGYVCKGQLLFEDNFNSGIAKGNIWTPEIKFPQEPDFPFNVYLNDRNLRVQDGRLIIKPILLESKYGEDFVRQSLDLSTRCTGPLGTSLCEQTASGPQILPPIITAKITTKNKFNFKYGRVEVSAKMPLGDWLYPEIQLEPRDKEYGIWKYSSGVLRIACLKGNKQYSKQLYGGPIMCDTEPYRSMHLKGKIGFDNWSSAFHNYTLLWKPTGISLYVDGEEYGSVEPNFYQSAKDNNVTAASSWLKGSVMAPFDKLFYISLGLNVGGIREFPDSDIKPWKNLNSKAMLNFWNSRDQWYATWYDDTSALQVDYVRVYAL